In Pseudovibrio brasiliensis, the following are encoded in one genomic region:
- a CDS encoding class I SAM-dependent methyltransferase: protein MQDSAGFWDKQAPGYVARPMKDVASYEKAMDRVRSYLTPEQEVLELGCGSGSTAMLLAKHVKHMTASDISGKMIELGQEKAWNDGIENISFVHTPAGSSVFEGKSYDAVMAYNVIHLIQGPTSVLNQVHRVLKPDGLFITKTPCVGDCPFYWRWLINVMRLVGYAPYVNYLKQVQLARMIEQSGFKIVETGNYPSSPMGRFIVARKV from the coding sequence ATGCAGGATTCCGCAGGATTTTGGGACAAACAGGCGCCGGGATATGTGGCGCGTCCTATGAAAGACGTTGCTTCCTATGAGAAGGCGATGGACCGTGTGCGCTCTTACCTCACCCCTGAGCAAGAGGTGCTTGAACTGGGGTGTGGTAGCGGCTCGACGGCGATGCTTTTAGCCAAGCATGTCAAGCACATGACTGCCAGCGATATTTCAGGAAAGATGATCGAGCTTGGGCAGGAAAAGGCTTGGAATGATGGTATCGAGAATATCAGCTTTGTGCATACTCCTGCTGGCAGCAGTGTGTTTGAGGGCAAGAGCTATGATGCGGTGATGGCCTATAATGTGATCCATCTGATCCAAGGGCCTACCAGTGTTCTCAATCAGGTGCACAGGGTTTTGAAACCGGATGGGCTATTTATCACCAAAACACCGTGTGTGGGTGACTGTCCGTTTTACTGGCGGTGGCTGATCAACGTGATGCGTCTTGTTGGCTACGCGCCCTATGTGAACTACCTGAAGCAGGTGCAGTTGGCCCGGATGATTGAGCAATCGGGTTTCAAGATTGTTGAAACCGGCAATTACCCATCCTCTCCGATGGGCCGGTTTATTGTGGCGCGGAAAGTTTAA